One region of Macadamia integrifolia cultivar HAES 741 unplaced genomic scaffold, SCU_Mint_v3 scaffold595, whole genome shotgun sequence genomic DNA includes:
- the LOC122069403 gene encoding caffeoylshikimate esterase-like, translating to MAIESRTVRFEEEFIFNSREFKLYTCRWLPANTEPKALIFLCHGYAMECSISMKGTGIRLAREGFAVYGIDYEGHGKSAGLSAYIPRFDDLVNDCSNYFMSICEKKENRRKMRFLLGESMGGAVTLLLHRNMPDYWDGAVLVAPMCKIADDMRPHPIVISVLETLCKVIPTWQIIPTQDIIELAIKEPERREEVRSNPFCYKGRPRMKTGNELLRVSLDLEQNLHQVSLPFLIVHGGDDKVTDPSVSKLLYELATSEDKTLKLYPGMCHALTSGEPIQNIDLVFADIVDWLDHRTTAKTSSTRWETEQKSGYDPKIHALQGKTT from the exons ATG GCAATAGAGAGTAGAACAGTCAGATTCGAAGAG GAATTTATATTCAATTCTCGAGAATTTAAACTTTATACTTGTAGATGGCTCCCTGCAAATACAGAACCAAAAGCTTTAATCTTTCTATGCCATg GATATGCCATGGAGTGCAGCATCTCTATGAAAG GAACTGGAATTCGACTTGCAAGAGAAGGTTTTGCAGTATATGGGATTGATTATGAAGGCCATGGGAAATCAGCTGGGCTGAGTGCTTATATCCCTCGCTTTGATGATCTGGTCAATGACTGTTCTAACTATTTCATGAGCATATGTG agaagaaagagaacagaagaaaaatgagatttttattaGGAGAATCTATGGGAGGAGCAGTGACTCTCCTCTTGCACCGAAACATGCCTGATTATTGGGATGGTGCAGTCTTGGTTGCTCCTATGTGTAAG ATAGCAGACGATATGAGGCCTCATCCAATTGTGATTAGCGTATTAGAAACGCTTTGCAAGGTCATCCCTACATGGCAAATCATCCCAACGCAAGATATAATTGAACTGGCCATCAAAGAACCCGAAAGGAGAGAAGAG GTTCGCTCAAACCCCTTCTGTTACAAAGGAAGACCTCGTATGAAAACTGGCAATGAGCTTCTCAGGGTCAGCTTAGACTTGGAACAAAACCTCCACCAG GTCTCATTACCGTTCCTAATAGTGCATGGAGGTGATGATAAAGTGACTGATCCTTCTGTAAGTAAATTGTTATATGAATTAGCAACAAGCGAAGACAAGACTCTGAAGTTGTATCCAGGGATGTGCCATGCTCTCACATCTGGGGAGCCCATCCAAAACATCGACTTAGTCTTCGCCGACATCGTCGACTGGTTGGATCATAGAACGACAGCGAAGACCTCCAGTACTAGATGGGAAACGGAGCAGAAGAGTGGATATGACCCTAAGATCCATGCTCTCCAAGGCAAGACTACATAG
- the LOC122069368 gene encoding probable RNA-binding protein EIF1AD — translation MKSGRKNLKRASKEEIPTLLKGQRIMQVVSLLGSNQIQVMDAEGQKSVALFPAKFQKCMWIRQGSFVVVDDSGKEKALESGSKVACLVLQVLFYEQVHALRKSTEWPEIFKTAVPNDSKCYMQTATSNPEELNSSDSDDLAPLEGNLNRTRPIELYSDSDSNSDAES, via the exons ATGAAAAGTGGTCGGAAGAATCTGAAGAGAGCATCCAAGGAAGAAATTCCAACTCTGCTCAAAGGGCAAAGAATAATGCAAGTTGTATCTCTTCTTGGTTCGAATCAAATTCAG GTAATGGATGCAGAAGGGCAGAAATCAGTGGCGTTATTTCCAGCCAAATTTCAAAAGTGTATGTGGATAAGACAAG GGAGCTTTGTTGTGGTGGATGATAGTGGGAAGGAGAAGGCCCTTGAATCTGGCAGCAAGGTGGCATGCCTGGTTTTGCAAGTTCTATTTTATGAGCAAGTTCATGCACTTCGGAAATCTACAGAGTG GCCAGAAATTTTCAAAACAGCAGTCCCGAATGATTCGAAATGCTATATGCAAACAGCCACCTCCAATCCTGAAGAATTGAATTCAAGTGACAGTGATGATCTTGCCCCACTGGAGGGTAATCTGAACAGAACCAGACCCATTGAGTTGtattcagattcagattcaaATTCAGATGCAGAATCTTAA